One region of Candidatus Neomarinimicrobiota bacterium genomic DNA includes:
- the rpsS gene encoding 30S ribosomal protein S19: MARSVKKGPFIDEKLLKKILQMKKSGKKKVIKTWSRRSVITPEFVGYTLAIHNGKQFIPVFISENMVGHKLGEFSPTRIFRRHAGDRK, encoded by the coding sequence GTGGCCCGCTCCGTAAAAAAAGGTCCATTCATTGATGAGAAGTTGCTCAAGAAAATTTTACAGATGAAGAAAAGCGGTAAAAAGAAGGTCATCAAAACTTGGTCTAGACGTTCCGTCATCACTCCGGAGTTCGTTGGGTACACATTGGCAATTCACAATGGAAAACAGTTTATTCCGGTATTCATTTCCGAGAATATGGTTGGTCATAAATTAGGAGAATTCTCTCCGACACGGATATTTAGAAGGCACGCAGGTGACAGGAAATAG
- a CDS encoding 50S ribosomal protein L22 yields MEAVAKSKFVRQSARKVKKTLDQIRGRDVETALNLLHFAPQKASVVIEKTIHSAVSNFLQSEETASTATEDLFVKKAFVDEGPTVRKFRPASMGRASRIRRRSSHLTVVVAEKD; encoded by the coding sequence ATGGAAGCAGTAGCTAAATCGAAGTTTGTTCGCCAATCGGCAAGAAAAGTGAAAAAGACACTTGACCAGATTCGTGGCCGTGATGTGGAGACTGCACTGAACCTTCTTCACTTTGCCCCTCAGAAAGCATCAGTAGTGATTGAGAAGACGATACACTCAGCTGTGTCCAACTTTCTTCAGTCTGAAGAGACTGCCAGCACAGCCACAGAAGATTTGTTTGTGAAGAAAGCTTTTGTAGATGAAGGACCTACCGTGCGGAAGTTTCGTCCAGCCTCCATGGGCAGGGCATCACGAATCAGACGGCGCTCCAGTCACCTGACTGTTGTTGTGGCTGAGAAAGATTAA
- the rpsC gene encoding 30S ribosomal protein S3, translating into MGQKTHPTGFRLGINKPWSSNWFGGKNFANYISQDIMLRRYVNQRLPNAGISSVDIDRTSKKITVTINTSRPGIVIGKGGKDVDKLREEIKQLSTKVNPETGKPYTLDTQVNVSEIKRPEMDAKLVGENIAHQLVKKISYRRAVKKAIQSTIRMGADGIRIRVAGRLGGADIARQETFREGRVPLQTLRSDIDFAITEARTTYGIIGVKVWICNGSIGT; encoded by the coding sequence TTGGGACAGAAAACACACCCGACGGGATTTCGACTGGGCATTAACAAACCGTGGTCTTCCAACTGGTTTGGCGGGAAAAACTTTGCCAACTACATTTCTCAGGACATTATGCTCAGGCGCTACGTGAATCAGCGTCTTCCCAACGCCGGCATATCTAGTGTAGATATCGATCGGACTTCTAAGAAGATCACAGTGACGATCAATACTTCGCGGCCGGGGATTGTCATCGGCAAGGGTGGTAAGGATGTAGACAAGCTACGGGAAGAGATTAAACAGCTTTCCACAAAAGTCAATCCTGAAACAGGTAAACCGTACACCCTGGATACACAGGTGAATGTTTCGGAAATCAAAAGGCCTGAGATGGATGCAAAACTGGTAGGAGAGAATATTGCTCATCAACTTGTAAAGAAAATCAGCTACCGTCGTGCAGTAAAAAAAGCGATTCAGTCTACCATCCGGATGGGAGCGGACGGCATCAGGATTCGTGTGGCAGGCCGTCTTGGGGGCGCCGATATCGCTCGTCAGGAGACTTTCCGAGAAGGCCGAGTTCCGCTCCAGACATTGAGATCTGACATAGATTTTGCTATTACTGAAGCACGAACCACATACGGAATCATTGGGGTTAAGGTCTGGATTTGTAACGGATCAATAGGAACCTAA
- the rplP gene encoding 50S ribosomal protein L16: MTLEPKKVKWRRQHRGRRRGIATKGSHVAFGSFGMKAVEPGWVTARQIESARVAIIRQIRKHGRMWIRVFPDKPITKKPAEVRMGKGKGAPDQWVAVVKPGRILFEVEGVDKDLAAEAFRIAGHKLPVRTILAERRALTG, encoded by the coding sequence ATGACTCTGGAGCCAAAAAAAGTTAAGTGGCGCAGACAGCATCGTGGTCGCAGACGGGGGATAGCCACCAAAGGGAGTCATGTGGCATTCGGGAGTTTCGGCATGAAGGCTGTGGAACCCGGATGGGTAACTGCAAGACAGATCGAATCAGCCCGTGTAGCAATCATTCGGCAGATCAGAAAGCATGGTCGCATGTGGATCAGGGTTTTCCCCGATAAGCCCATTACCAAGAAACCGGCCGAAGTGAGGATGGGTAAAGGTAAGGGAGCCCCAGACCAGTGGGTGGCGGTGGTGAAGCCTGGAAGAATTCTTTTTGAGGTGGAAGGTGTCGACAAGGATTTAGCTGCCGAGGCGTTCCGTATTGCCGGACATAAGTTACCCGTTAGAACAATACTAGCTGAGCGAAGAGCATTGACCGGTTGA
- a CDS encoding 50S ribosomal protein L29 encodes MKREKLKELSVDELKSRLIDVQQGLEELKFQKALQQLENPLQLRYLRKEIAQIKTVLNEFELGIRQAEA; translated from the coding sequence ATGAAGAGAGAAAAATTGAAAGAATTATCGGTTGATGAACTGAAATCTCGCTTGATAGATGTCCAGCAAGGGTTGGAAGAACTAAAGTTTCAGAAGGCGCTTCAGCAGTTGGAGAACCCGCTCCAACTTCGTTATTTGAGAAAAGAGATTGCTCAAATAAAAACAGTACTTAATGAATTTGAACTTGGTATCAGACAGGCGGAAGCATAA
- the rpsQ gene encoding 30S ribosomal protein S17, whose product MAERGQRQILDGMVVSDRMEKTVRVEVKRRVLHPVYKKYITKKKKYSAHTGHHECNSGDKVKIISVRPKSKTKRWRVTEIVEKGRTT is encoded by the coding sequence ATGGCTGAGAGAGGACAAAGACAGATTCTTGATGGGATGGTCGTGAGCGACCGTATGGAAAAAACTGTTCGTGTGGAAGTGAAGCGACGGGTTCTTCACCCTGTTTACAAAAAGTATATCACTAAAAAGAAAAAATATAGTGCTCACACGGGCCATCATGAATGCAACTCAGGTGATAAGGTGAAGATTATTTCCGTACGCCCCAAGAGTAAAACAAAGCGGTGGCGGGTGACGGAGATTGTTGAAAAGGGTAGAACCACTTAA
- the rplN gene encoding 50S ribosomal protein L14 gives MIQSETRLKVADNTGAKEVLCIKVLGGSKRRYASIGDIVVVSVKQAISGGMVKKGEISRAVIVRTRKEVGRKDGSYVRFDDNAAVLLTDSGEPTGTRIFGPVARELREKGFMKIISMAPEVI, from the coding sequence ATGATTCAGTCAGAAACCAGATTAAAAGTTGCAGACAATACGGGCGCGAAGGAAGTACTCTGCATCAAAGTGCTAGGTGGGTCCAAGCGGAGGTACGCCTCCATTGGTGATATTGTTGTTGTTTCTGTTAAGCAGGCAATCTCAGGTGGTATGGTGAAGAAGGGTGAAATATCTCGTGCGGTGATTGTGAGAACACGAAAAGAGGTTGGTCGCAAAGATGGGTCCTATGTCCGGTTTGATGATAATGCAGCTGTTTTGCTCACAGACTCAGGTGAACCTACGGGGACAAGAATTTTCGGGCCTGTGGCCCGCGAACTCCGCGAAAAAGGTTTTATGAAGATCATTTCAATGGCACCGGAGGTGATATAG
- a CDS encoding 50S ribosomal protein L24, with the protein MRIRMGDTVEVISGDDRGKKGKVLSVNPKSQRVIIEGINFMKRHSKPTQKNQQGGIIEREAAVHTSNVMLVASGSRTRVGHRLLDTGKKVRVARKTGEDIDS; encoded by the coding sequence GTGAGAATTCGCATGGGGGACACGGTTGAGGTGATTTCCGGTGATGACCGGGGGAAAAAGGGTAAAGTGCTCAGTGTGAACCCCAAGTCACAAAGGGTGATTATCGAAGGAATTAATTTTATGAAACGTCATTCAAAACCAACACAGAAGAATCAACAAGGGGGAATAATTGAAAGAGAAGCGGCTGTTCATACCTCCAATGTGATGTTGGTTGCTTCAGGAAGCCGAACCCGTGTTGGTCATCGTTTACTGGATACTGGAAAAAAGGTCAGAGTCGCTCGTAAGACAGGCGAAGACATTGATTCCTAG
- the rplE gene encoding 50S ribosomal protein L5, with amino-acid sequence MAEAKKKESAKKTKSKPKVKSKVKPSAKPKGDAKKTTQLNGYLPNLTTLFKDNVSSALQKQLGLKNPYQVPRILKISLNIGIGNAREDKNALGHAINDLITITGQKAVVTKAKKAISNFKLRVGDPVGTRVTLRRWHMYEFLERLIKIALPRVRDFTGLSVKSFDGRGNYSFGVLEQIVFPEIDYDKIDKIRGLDITITTSARTDEEAYLLLKSFGFPFRLDNRFERAAMPSEDGADLTEVN; translated from the coding sequence TTGGCTGAAGCAAAGAAAAAAGAATCTGCAAAAAAAACAAAATCAAAGCCGAAGGTCAAGTCCAAAGTGAAGCCATCGGCAAAGCCCAAGGGCGACGCGAAAAAAACGACTCAATTGAATGGTTATCTCCCCAACCTGACTACCCTTTTCAAGGATAATGTCTCTTCTGCGCTTCAGAAACAGCTTGGATTGAAAAATCCGTACCAGGTGCCTAGGATACTAAAAATTTCTTTGAATATCGGCATCGGCAATGCTCGTGAAGATAAGAACGCTCTGGGACACGCTATTAACGATCTCATAACTATCACCGGCCAAAAAGCTGTGGTAACTAAGGCCAAGAAAGCCATATCCAATTTCAAGCTTCGTGTGGGGGATCCTGTTGGAACGAGAGTAACACTCCGGCGCTGGCACATGTACGAATTTTTAGAGCGACTTATTAAAATCGCTCTACCTCGTGTAAGAGACTTTACTGGTCTTTCCGTGAAATCTTTTGATGGTCGTGGTAATTACAGTTTTGGTGTTCTGGAACAGATTGTGTTCCCGGAAATCGATTACGATAAGATTGATAAAATTCGGGGACTAGACATTACTATCACTACCAGCGCCAGGACAGATGAGGAGGCATACCTTCTTTTGAAATCCTTCGGTTTTCCATTCAGGCTGGACAATCGCTTTGAGCGAGCAGCCATGCCTTCTGAAGACGGGGCTGATTTAACAGAGGTTAATTAA
- a CDS encoding type Z 30S ribosomal protein S14, with amino-acid sequence MAKKSLIFKASIKPKFQVRKYNRCAKCGRSRAFLRKFGLCRLCFRELALKGEIPGVTKASW; translated from the coding sequence ATGGCTAAAAAATCACTCATATTCAAGGCAAGTATTAAGCCGAAGTTTCAGGTCCGCAAGTATAACAGATGTGCAAAATGCGGTAGATCCCGCGCTTTCCTAAGAAAGTTTGGTCTCTGTCGTCTCTGCTTCCGGGAGCTTGCTTTAAAGGGAGAAATACCTGGCGTCACGAAAGCCAGCTGGTAA
- the rpsH gene encoding 30S ribosomal protein S8: MTDPIADLLTRVRNGLHMGKRWVDIPASNLKKRILYILKEEHYIKDFIIVDHAVKKELRVFLKYDRNGESVIQHIARESRPGRRVYVGAGEIPRILDGLGVAILTTSKGVISNKVAKKLNIGGELICSVW; encoded by the coding sequence ATGACAGACCCAATCGCCGATTTGTTGACGAGAGTTCGCAACGGCTTGCATATGGGCAAGCGTTGGGTGGACATCCCCGCTTCAAATCTTAAGAAACGCATTCTTTACATCCTTAAGGAAGAACATTATATCAAAGACTTTATTATTGTGGATCACGCGGTTAAGAAAGAGTTGCGCGTTTTTTTGAAGTATGACAGAAACGGAGAATCTGTCATCCAGCATATCGCAAGAGAAAGCAGGCCTGGCCGGCGTGTTTATGTGGGAGCGGGAGAAATTCCAAGAATTCTCGATGGTCTCGGTGTTGCCATATTGACCACGTCGAAAGGTGTGATTTCAAACAAAGTTGCAAAAAAACTGAATATTGGGGGTGAACTGATCTGCAGTGTCTGGTAA
- a CDS encoding 50S ribosomal protein L6: protein MSRIGKQPISVPEGVKVSQDGKLVSITGPKGNLSFDVHPDMVVKQENSHLLVERPSDNRSHRSLHGTTRAVIANMVQGVTEGFTKELEINGVGYTANLDGKRLKLTLGFSHDIYFESPEGIEIKAAKNSITVSGINKELVGQVAAKIRSFRPPEPYKGKGIRYSGEYVKIKKGKTVGE from the coding sequence ATGTCAAGAATAGGAAAACAACCCATCTCAGTTCCCGAAGGGGTTAAGGTGTCCCAAGATGGCAAGCTTGTATCTATTACAGGACCAAAAGGGAACCTTAGCTTTGATGTTCATCCGGATATGGTAGTGAAGCAAGAAAACAGTCATCTTCTGGTAGAACGTCCCAGTGACAATAGGTCTCACCGCTCGCTTCATGGTACTACCAGAGCTGTTATCGCCAATATGGTGCAAGGCGTTACTGAAGGGTTCACCAAGGAATTGGAGATTAATGGCGTTGGCTATACGGCAAATCTAGACGGAAAAAGGTTGAAGCTGACACTCGGTTTTTCTCACGATATTTATTTTGAATCACCAGAGGGGATTGAGATTAAAGCTGCAAAAAATTCCATAACTGTCTCCGGCATAAACAAAGAACTTGTAGGACAGGTTGCCGCCAAGATCAGATCATTCCGCCCACCTGAACCTTACAAAGGCAAGGGAATCCGTTATTCAGGAGAATATGTCAAGATCAAAAAGGGCAAGACAGTGGGTGAATAA
- a CDS encoding 50S ribosomal protein L18: MKEQLKKAERRERRRRRSKRHAFGTEARPRLVVYRSLSHIYGQLVDDVSGKTLVTASSTEKALAPKSKKPVTKTELSSIVGKELAIRAKKKNLSKVVFDRNGFLYHGRVKAVADGAREGGLKF; encoded by the coding sequence ATGAAAGAACAGTTAAAAAAGGCAGAACGGAGAGAGCGGAGACGGCGCAGGAGTAAACGCCATGCCTTCGGCACGGAAGCAAGACCGCGGCTTGTGGTCTACCGTAGCTTATCACATATCTACGGCCAGCTGGTGGACGATGTTTCTGGTAAGACACTGGTGACAGCTTCATCGACCGAGAAGGCTCTTGCTCCCAAGTCTAAAAAGCCTGTGACTAAAACTGAGCTGAGCTCCATAGTGGGCAAGGAGCTAGCGATAAGAGCGAAAAAGAAAAATCTCTCTAAAGTTGTTTTTGATCGGAACGGGTTCCTCTATCACGGTCGTGTAAAGGCTGTTGCAGACGGTGCCCGCGAAGGAGGACTTAAGTTTTGA
- a CDS encoding 30S ribosomal protein S5 — MSSINPTELELKEETVIKINRTAKVVAGGRRFRFSSLAAIGDGKGHVGLGYGKANEVISAISKSKENAKKNMFRVPIINGTIPHKIEGKFGAAKVMLKPASPGTGIIAGGAVRALIEQVGITDVLTKRYGSSNINNTVRAVEVALRNLQDPVSIANRRGITIGEIFS, encoded by the coding sequence TTGAGTAGCATCAACCCTACTGAACTGGAACTGAAGGAAGAAACTGTTATCAAGATTAACAGGACGGCCAAAGTAGTGGCGGGGGGTCGTCGTTTTCGCTTTAGTTCTCTTGCAGCCATTGGTGACGGAAAAGGCCATGTGGGGCTAGGTTACGGAAAGGCAAACGAGGTAATATCAGCCATTTCAAAGTCGAAGGAAAACGCCAAGAAAAACATGTTCAGAGTTCCAATTATCAATGGGACAATCCCTCATAAAATTGAAGGAAAGTTTGGCGCAGCTAAAGTTATGCTTAAACCGGCGTCACCTGGAACGGGTATTATCGCTGGTGGCGCTGTGCGGGCACTTATTGAGCAAGTCGGAATTACTGATGTGCTCACCAAACGGTACGGTTCTTCAAACATAAATAATACTGTGAGAGCTGTGGAGGTTGCACTGAGGAACTTGCAAGATCCTGTTTCTATCGCTAACAGGCGTGGAATAACAATTGGTGAAATATTCAGTTAA
- the rpmD gene encoding 50S ribosomal protein L30, whose product MVKKLPKSLQITQIKSAIGHNLKAKKTLRALGIRKMHQTVVHADTPVIRGMVNKVSFLLKIDEA is encoded by the coding sequence ATGGTAAAAAAATTACCCAAATCTTTACAAATAACTCAGATTAAGAGCGCAATAGGTCACAATCTGAAAGCCAAAAAAACACTGCGAGCACTAGGTATTCGCAAGATGCATCAGACTGTCGTTCATGCAGATACGCCGGTGATTAGAGGTATGGTGAACAAGGTCAGTTTCCTTCTGAAAATAGATGAAGCGTAA
- a CDS encoding 50S ribosomal protein L15 — protein MKLSELKAPESLSKDRKRLGRGQASGTGKTAGRGHKGYHSRTGSKRRTWFEGGQMPLQRRVPKRGFTNARFKNEYQNISLSAISKLDDEKVDIATMLEKGVIKSAAKPVKVLANGDIERAVEVYANAFSVTAAEKIEKAGGKAIVA, from the coding sequence ATGAAGCTTAGTGAACTGAAAGCACCTGAGAGCCTTTCTAAAGACCGGAAACGGCTTGGTCGCGGCCAAGCTTCTGGGACCGGGAAAACAGCCGGTCGGGGCCATAAAGGTTATCATTCACGTACCGGCAGCAAGCGAAGAACATGGTTTGAAGGGGGCCAGATGCCTCTTCAGAGAAGAGTGCCAAAGCGGGGCTTCACCAATGCCAGGTTTAAAAATGAGTACCAAAATATCAGCCTGTCGGCTATCTCCAAACTTGATGATGAGAAAGTTGATATTGCCACAATGCTTGAAAAAGGTGTTATCAAATCTGCTGCCAAACCTGTGAAGGTGCTTGCCAACGGTGATATCGAGAGAGCCGTGGAGGTTTATGCCAATGCGTTCAGCGTAACTGCAGCTGAAAAGATTGAAAAAGCAGGTGGGAAAGCCATTGTAGCATGA